Below is a genomic region from Candidatus Zixiibacteriota bacterium.
GGGAAGGGCTGTCCGGTCACGGGTCGCCCGACCGTGTGCTCCACCAGCTCGACCCGTGCCTGCTTGGCGAGCCAGCGGCGCAGCGTCGCGTATTCCCAATCCAACTCAAAAGCGACGAGGAGTACTTTGAGACGCCCCTTCATCGCCCGCACCAGGATGGTGCGTCCCGCGGCCGGCACGGCCTGCCCATCGGCGCCAATGACGTCGGCGTGCACATCATGCAGTCCCGGCGCTTCGAATTGTCCCTTGAGCGCAATCGGAATCCGCTGTCCGGTACCCGGCAGCGCGACTATCTGCTGCGCCAGCGTGACTCCGGCTGAAGTCAGACGAATGGTGGCTGTGCCGCCAGCACCGCCTGAGCCATCTTGAATCTGCACGGTGACATCAAAGGGCCGTCCGGTGAAGACGAGATCCGGGGCCTGCAACTCGGCGATGCGGGCCTGTCCGGCACCGGGCCGGCCGAACCCGACCGTGATCACCGGGACGCCCAGTGCCGCCGCCGCAGGCGACGGGTCAATACCGCGGTTGTTGGCCCCATCCGACAAGACCATCACCGCCCGCGCCGATTCCGATCCACTGGTCCGGTCCCGCACGGCCGCCAGCACATCGCCGATCGCGGTCGCTGTGCCCAACGAGTCCGGCAGCCTGTCCTCTGGCTCCCACAAGCGGCTATCGAAGGGCAAAATCGAGACACTTGCCCGATCACCCAGTTGCGTCTCGACTCCGGACCGGATGTATTCGGCCGCGCGGCCGTAGCGAGATGTCGCGCCGCCGTCCGTCTGGCGCATGCTGGCGGAACGATCCCATAGGACCAGCAATCGTCCCGGCTGGGTGTCGTTGCGAATCGCTGACCAGAGAACTTCGGCCAGGGCGAGAAAGAGCGCCAGCGCCGCGATCACGCGCAGGGCGACCAGCGGCCCCCGGATCGGCCAACGCAGCGGCGGGATCGTACGGCGATAGTACAAGAAGATCGCGACCAGCGCGAGCACAAGGACAGCGACGGCGACGAACCAATGCGGTGACGTCAGGTGCAGCATGGCGATGTCAAACAGCATACGTGTCCCGCCCGATTTTGAGACGGTCAGGCACGGCGTCGATTGTACACTCGAAACGGCATCGCGAGCGGAACTTCGTCGGAAATCGCCGGACAGTCACGGAACCCGTTGCCGGGATGGAGAAGGAGTGACACACGCGGGACGCCGACACAGAGCCTTAGGACCGGCGGCTGACGGAGTGGTTGACCAGGGATTCGAGCGCCCGCTTGTACGGCGAGTCCGGGATGTCGCCGATCAGCGCCAAAGCCTGGCTGCGGAAGTCGTCGGCGCGCCTTTGCGCATAGTCGAAGCCGCCCCGTTCGCGGACGAACGTGGACACGGCACCGAGATTGGCCCCGTTGTCCGTCGACAGAAGCTGGGCGAGACGGCGCCGCTCGTTGTCATCCGCCTGCCGCAGGGCGAAGATCAAAGGTAGTGTGATCTTGCCCGCCTTGAGGTCGTTGCCCGGCAACTTGCCCGTTTGCGCCTGATCGCCCACGAAATCCAGCAGATCGTCGGCAATCTGAAACCCCAAGCCGACCAACTCGCCGAAGGCCCGGAACCGTTCCCCCGAAGCGCCGTTGCCTCGTGCCAGGGCGCCGGCTTCGCAGGCGGCGGCAAAGAGCGAGGCCGTCTTGTCGCCGATGATGCGCATATACTCCTGTTCGGTGACGGCGAGATTGTGGGTCTCCTGCAATTGGAGAAGCTCCCCGACGGCCACGCGCTCGGAGGCGACCGAAATCGTCCGCAAAACCCGCGGATCGCCGCAGTCGACCATCACGCGAAAGGCCCGCGCGAACAAATGATCGCCCATGAGGACAGCGGCGAGGTTGCCCCAGATCCGATTGGCCGCCGGTCGGCCGCGGCGCTGGTCGGCGCCGTCGTTGACGTCATCATGCAGCAGCGTGGCCGTGTGAATCAACTCGATGGCGACCGCGCCGTCCACCCTGGCCGGATGATCGGCCCCATGGACATAGGCGGAGAGGAGATACATCGCCGGACGGATGCGTTTGCCGGGCGAGGCCAGGACATGGGACGACATCGCCCCGATGATCCCGGCGTGCGCGCCCAACTCGCGCGCAAATGCCCCCTCGAACTCATTCAGTCCGTCGGCGATCAGTGACAACGTCTCTTTCAGGCCCTGATCCATCGCTCCAAGTCCAGACCAGCATTTAACTTGCCCGTGCAATTGGAGTCAACCAAAAAAGCCGATGGTGGCCAGAGTCTGGGTTGTTTGAAACCCCGACAGGCTGCCGCCGCCGGCGGTGAGCGAAAAGCGCACACGCAAAGTCAGGGGACAGACTCCTTCAGCACTCTCCACGGCGGACCGGCCGTTACCGACCGCCGCACGCGCTTATCGCCGCGGGTCCGCTTGAGTAGCATCAGAAGCGGCGTAACCTGAGATGGAATCGGCTGGTGGGGAGGGATTGAGGTAAGCGCGCGACACGCACACCGGCTCGCGCTCGACCAACTTGGACCCGCCGACTCCGAGGGCGATTCCGAAGACAATGAGGGCTGCCGCCCGCAGAAGCGGATACAGGGCCAGGCGTCTTGGACTCGGGCTCCACGCCATCGCGTCCTGCCACTGGGGCCGGACGCTCCCGATAGTGCACAGATCCCTCCTGATCCTCTCCAGTCGCGCACGACAGTCGGCGCAGGCTGCCAGGTGTGCTTCGATCACACTCGCCGCATCGGGGCGCAAGACCTCCAACGCGTGTGCCAAGAGCTCGTCTTCATCAACGTGGTTCATTCCAAAATCCCCTTCTGTCTCAGCATTTGACGGCAGGACTTGACAGCGTAGAAGATCCGCGACTTCACCGTTCCGAGCGGAGCCCGCACGAGTTCGGCGATCTCTTCATAGCTGTGGCTCCCGTAGAATCGCAGGACCAAGACATCGCGATGTTCCGCACTCAGCGCGCGAATCACTTCGACCACGAGACGATCACGTTCATCGGCCAGGATCCGCTCCAGCGCGTTCTGTCGATGGTCCTGTGGATCCTGCCCGTCGAGCTTCACGTTTCGCCTCGACCTCTCGGTCTCCTTCACCGCCAGCCGATAGGCGATGGTGCCGAGGTACCCTCCCACCGTCCCCTGGTGGTGGCCGATATCAGCTCGCAATGCCCGGATGAATGTCTCCTGCACCACGTCGTCTGCGGCCGCGTCCGATCCGGTGATGAGAAGCGCCAGCGCGCCGAGGCGTGCCCGGTGCTCTTTTATCAGAACACGCCATGCACGATCGTCTCCACGACGGGCCCGGTGGAAGTACTCCCATCCTGGAGTCAGCGATGAATGCTCGGATTCCGGCACGATATGCCTTGTTCCCTACACCATGCCTCGACTTCCTCAATCTCAGAACAGCAGGAGCCGCACCATGCCCTCGCCGTCTCGCCCCGACGCTCATCAGTCAGGAGCTTCTCCACGTGCTCCACGTACCAGTGGAAGAGCCCGCTGCGCAAGCTCGGCGCGTGCTCTTTCAGTGGCATCAAGTTCGCCACGGCGGCGCCCGCGTAGTTGGAGACCAGCATTCGCCCGGCATCGGTTTCGGGTGCATGGCGCAGCCGCCAGCCGTCCAGTCCCCCGGTTCGAAAGGCGCCGATCCACCGGCCATATACGGTCTGGAGTTGTTCGCCGTAGGGGATACGGGGTACGGTCACAAGGGTCGCCAGGCCCAGGTCCCTTCCGTTGGCGACAACCTCTTTCAGCCGGTCGGTGGCATGGACAGTTCTCGACACGAAGACGGGGCGTCCGGCACGCTCCGCGGAGGCGATGATCCGGAGGATCAGCGTATCGCCGAATGGTCCTCCCGGCGACGGCTGCATCTTCTTGTTCTTCATTCTCTCGAGAATCGCGCTTCGCAGGTTGTCCAACTCTTTCTCGTCGATGAACCGCGGCAAACCCTGTTCGATCATTCGCATCGGATACCACGAGGTGTTCAGCAGGCTGCGGTTGACAATGCTGACATCCGGACGTACGTGCAGGAGGCGCGTGAGAATCCAACCGGGGTAGGTGTCATTGTCACCGTTGGTGATGAGAATCGCGTTTTCCTCCAAGCTGATCAGTAGGTTGTAGTTATAGTCCATCACCTCATCGGCGATGATCCCGCTCTCCAACAGACGACGTAGCGCCAAATCCAGACGCTCCGCGTCGCGGGAGTCCATGTAGTGAGTGACCAGCGGAAACCATGGGTCAACAAAACCCGGCTCGATGGCGACGGCGCGTTCCAGATACTCCCGACCGGCCGTGTCATCATGCGCCCCAAGACGTTCACAGGCCTTCAGGTAGAGCAGAGTGGGATTGGCAGGGTATTTCTCCAGGCCCGCGGCCAGGAGCTGCGAGTAATTTCCATCCCCTGCGTAGCGCGCGGCATACATCCAGTTGGCGTAGGCGTATTCGGAGGGAAAGGCATCGTAGTAGTCCTTCCACAACGTTGCCAGCTTCGCGTACGTGGCGTCGTCATAGACGACCTGTCGCTTGCTTCTGATTTCCTCCGGTCGCACGATCTCTCTGGCCGCTGAGTCCTTCGGCGCCAGGACACCGAGCAGCATCACCAGCGCTGTGCCCACCGCCGCGAGATTCTTCCGCATCATGAGATTGTCTCCTTTCCCAATCATACAATCCCTGACAGAGCGAGAAGTTCAACGAAAAAGGGAGCCCTGGCTTACGAGAAGGAGCGTGGGGATTTCAAGCGCAGTGTTCTCATGTGGCGCGCCGCGGTGGGGGGAGCGAGTTTGGCGAGGTCAACAGGCGATTCGCGCAGTGTGTAGCGGTGAATGGGAGGTGGACGAATCGCCTGAGCCCTGCCTCGGCGAGCCGGGCTGCCTGTCACCAGATCTGTGTGAGGCCGGTCTTACTCCGTCCTGCAGCGGTTCGGAAGAACGCCGCAGGCAACTCGACACCCGTCGGATGTGCAAGCAGTCCGAGAGAGCGGCCAGAACACTGACGGTTGACGAACAATGACTCAATCAGGATGAACTTGATTGGTGGAGGCGGGGGGAATCGAACCCCGTTTTGCGATACGGGACATGGGGTTAAGTGGTACTGTGGCCAAATCGTGACCACATTCTGCACCCGTCTGGCCGACGCTGTGGGTGTGTCTATAGCAGCTCAGGATGATGCGTCTTCAGCCAGTCCTTAAGCAACTTCGCGAGTTCACGCGCGAGCCTCAGCACCTCGGCGACCTCGGTCTCCGAAACCGTACCGGCTGCATCATAGCTGACGATGCTCCGCTTCTTCCGAAATGCGTGGAGGGTGGGGATCAACCCGGCAGGTGGCTTCATAGTGAATCTCCAGGACTCGATTGTGCGGTAGTGATGGCCGTCGCCTTCAGGTGCGCGGTATCCGCTGGCGCGCAGGGCGACCGTGGCACAGCCGAGACAGGCGTTGTATGCAATGGCCAGCCGCCAGTCGGCGGAAATCTCGGACTTCCCGGCTTCCGCAATGTCGCGATCGACTTTCTCCAGGAGCGCTTTCACCTCGGCGGCGCTGGTCGTGTGGGCTTTCAGCCAGCCGCTATTCAGCCAGTCGGCCAAGCTCATCTGGACCTCCGATGAGGAAGATCTTGTCTGAAGCCAGCACGCTGAGAACGAAGTGGTTCTTCTGTTGAATCTTCCCGACAAACTCCTTTTGCGAGAACACCGATGGATTGACTGATCTGCCCAACACTTGCTCAGTCTTCTCCAATGCAGAGGCCAGGTCGCGCAGCTTCACACCGCCAATGACCATAACGTCAACATCGCTGCGTCCTGTCTGGGTCTCTGAGGCGATCGACCCGTAGACAAACGCGATCTTGATCTTGCGCGATTGCGGACGTAAGGCGGCCCGGAGGGTGTCGGCGATGCCAAAGGTCTTCACAACGATCGCACGAAGCTCTGGGAAGATGGGGCAATCGCGTTCGGCCGAGTAATAGCGTTGACGGCCGACGAGTTCCGATTTGAGAACCCCGGCCTGCGTGAGCGCAGCCAGCTCGCGCTGTACGGTGCCAGGCGATCCTCGGACAAGCCGGGCGATTTCGCGAAAATACAGGCGGCGGTCAGGGGTGGACAGAAAGGTCGTGAGCAGTTGCCTGCGGATCTTGGAGAAGAGGATCTCACCTGCCGTTCGCTTCGGTCTTTGCGATGGACTCGTTGATCTCATCTTGAGATCAATTGATCTCAATTTGAGTACGACTGTCAAGCCAATTCGTGGAAGAGAATTGACTAGGCCACGGGTTACCCGTGCCCATGTAGTGTGGCCAGATTGTGACCAGGATTATTCCGCGTTATCCGATGCGGTTGAACGATATAGCAGGGCGACCGGGGGGACAAGACCCCCGTCCGTCTCGTAACATATTGACGCGCAACGAAGTGAACTGGTGGAGGCGGGGGGAATCGGACCCCCGTTTTGCGATACGGGACATGGGGTTAAGTGGTACTGTGGCCAAATCGCGACCGGATGCAATACAGGACATGGTGCCAAATGGGCACTCCGCCCGAATCGTGATCACTTCCTGCGCTGTTTGTCAGCGGCCACGAACCTACCGAAACCACCGCACACCGCCGTCTGCCCCATCGCCTTGGACCCGTCCGCAATGGGGACAACGAGTCCATGAATCCACTCGCTTCCCCGCCACAACATACCGCCCACCACATGACTGGCAGACAGACTCAAGACCTCGTTGAGGAGATGGCTCGTTCTCCCTTGGGCGCGCGTCTATCCGTCCATCCGTAGTGTCCTGAGACAAGTCGGAGTTCTGGTCGATGGGATAGCAGCCACAGATTCTGACCACCACTCGCAACGCGTCCTTCAACGGCAGTTGAAAGAACTCACTCCTCTCAACGCGGTACTCCGACAGTTCCTCGTGGATCCTCCGTTCCGCAGAATGGTGATCGCTGACCAATTCCTCGTAGACAACCTCAAAGCGGCCGGGCACGCCGGTCGGCTCCGATAGTTCACTGGCCCGCTCCTCAGGAGGATGGCTGGTCTTGCCTATCTTGTACAGGTCCGGGGAATGACGCGGGTTTCTCAGCACGTAGATGTAGCCTGCCGTCCCGGAGTCAGGTGGGTGTTTCGCATCAACGGGATAGAGTCGGTCGAACCAATCAAGTACGTTGTGGCCGCAAGCCGGGCACAGCTCACAACGTGCCGTCAGCCGTGCGCCGCAACCAGGGCAAAATGTGTGGGGTTGGTCTATGTGGTCTTCCTCAACCACTGCGGGATTGCCAAGGGCTCAGGACCAGAAGTGTCGTTTTGCGAACGCGTGGCCGGAGCCGGATTTCAAGTATCGCTCGAATGCTACCGCGCACGAATCGGCCCTGAACCGGATGGCGACTTCGACTTCCCAAGGCACATTCTTGGACGTGTGCACGGACTTGCCGGTGTTGTGCTCGTTCAGACGGCGGTTCAGGTCGTCGGTAATACCGATGCAGGTCTCTGTCGGGTTGGAGAGACTACGGAGGAGATAGACGTACTTCACTGATGCGACTCCAGTGGATGGTATCCGCCCTGCTTCGCAAGCATCGCCTCAGGCGCCGTTTGCTTTGCAGGGCATTCTGCATAGCGAGGCGCGAGGCGCCTCGCGGCGCAGAATGGAGGCGGGGGGAATCGAACCCCCGTCCGAAAGTGCCTACAAGAGGCCGTCTACCCGCGTAGTCGGTCGTTTGTATCTCGCCCCGTCAGGCGCCGAGCGACAGGCTCCCGGCAGAGCCATCCCGGTTTAGCTTCGCCGGATGCTCCCGGGAGCGGCGTCCAGCTATCCCTCCTTATCGTCGAGCGGTCAGGCGCCGAGGGCGGGCCCCTGAGCCGTCGGGCTACCTGAGATTAGGCAGCCAGCGCATACGAATAGTCGTCTGCGTTTCGTTGTGTCCCAATGGTTTAACGAGGATCTTGGGGACCTCGGCGGGCAAACCTCCCTTCGGCGACTCCGTCGAAACCAGTCGCCCCCATGACGTTTACATACGTCCATGCCGACTACGGGTTACAGGGGGGTGCTGTTTGCCTTAGGGGGGTGCAGGAATCGTCG
It encodes:
- a CDS encoding nucleotidyltransferase domain-containing protein, which gives rise to MRSTSPSQRPKRTAGEILFSKIRRQLLTTFLSTPDRRLYFREIARLVRGSPGTVQRELAALTQAGVLKSELVGRQRYYSAERDCPIFPELRAIVVKTFGIADTLRAALRPQSRKIKIAFVYGSIASETQTGRSDVDVMVIGGVKLRDLASALEKTEQVLGRSVNPSVFSQKEFVGKIQQKNHFVLSVLASDKIFLIGGPDELGRLAE
- a CDS encoding RNA polymerase sigma factor, whose protein sequence is MPESEHSSLTPGWEYFHRARRGDDRAWRVLIKEHRARLGALALLITGSDAAADDVVQETFIRALRADIGHHQGTVGGYLGTIAYRLAVKETERSRRNVKLDGQDPQDHRQNALERILADERDRLVVEVIRALSAEHRDVLVLRFYGSHSYEEIAELVRAPLGTVKSRIFYAVKSCRQMLRQKGILE
- a CDS encoding polyprenyl synthetase family protein translates to MDQGLKETLSLIADGLNEFEGAFARELGAHAGIIGAMSSHVLASPGKRIRPAMYLLSAYVHGADHPARVDGAVAIELIHTATLLHDDVNDGADQRRGRPAANRIWGNLAAVLMGDHLFARAFRVMVDCGDPRVLRTISVASERVAVGELLQLQETHNLAVTEQEYMRIIGDKTASLFAAACEAGALARGNGASGERFRAFGELVGLGFQIADDLLDFVGDQAQTGKLPGNDLKAGKITLPLIFALRQADDNERRRLAQLLSTDNGANLGAVSTFVRERGGFDYAQRRADDFRSQALALIGDIPDSPYKRALESLVNHSVSRRS
- a CDS encoding GIY-YIG nuclease family protein, which encodes MVEEDHIDQPHTFCPGCGARLTARCELCPACGHNVLDWFDRLYPVDAKHPPDSGTAGYIYVLRNPRHSPDLYKIGKTSHPPEERASELSEPTGVPGRFEVVYEELVSDHHSAERRIHEELSEYRVERSEFFQLPLKDALRVVVRICGCYPIDQNSDLSQDTTDGRIDARPRENEPSPQRGLESVCQSCGGRYVVAGKRVDSWTRCPHCGRVQGDGADGGVRWFR
- a CDS encoding GIY-YIG nuclease family protein, encoding MKYVYLLRSLSNPTETCIGITDDLNRRLNEHNTGKSVHTSKNVPWEVEVAIRFRADSCAVAFERYLKSGSGHAFAKRHFWS